The Ascaphus truei isolate aAscTru1 chromosome 11, aAscTru1.hap1, whole genome shotgun sequence genome includes a window with the following:
- the LOC142463017 gene encoding LOW QUALITY PROTEIN: uncharacterized protein LOC142463017 (The sequence of the model RefSeq protein was modified relative to this genomic sequence to represent the inferred CDS: inserted 1 base in 1 codon; deleted 1 base in 1 codon), with protein sequence MRIGTRLPETRQSISIHQQPFTKLTDTARQGEGLKNMNPYCGTYDNVIPQIIHTGKKSYNCSECGKSFNKKYHLVTHQIIHTGVKPYNCSECGKSFSQKSGLVTHQRIHTGVKPYNCSECGTSFHDQSSFCRHQRIHTGERPYNCSECGKSFIKKSHLVTHQRIHTGVRLSNCSECGKSFSNKXALVTHQRIHTDVRPFNCSECGKSFKQKSILVTHQRIHTGVRPYKCSECGKSFCQKSSLVTHQRIHTGEKPYDCSECGKSFSRKSHLVTHQRIHTRERPYNCSECGKSFSRKSHLVRHQTIHTGMTPYKCPECGKSFSKKSHLISGDLRLLCCRCRLHS encoded by the exons GAGAATTGGAACAAGATTACCAGAAACTCGGCAGAGCATTTCTATACATCAACAGCCTTTTACTAAACTTACAGACACCGCAAGACAAGGAGAGGGTTTAAAGAACATGAACCCCTACTGTGGGACATACGATAATGTTATACCGCAGATAATCCATACAGGGAAGaaatcctataactgctctgaatgtgggaaaagcttcaataAGAAATatcatcttgttacacaccaaataatccacacaggggtgaagccttataactgctctgaatgtgggaaaagcttcagtcagaaatcaggtcttgttacacaccaaagaatccacacaggggtgaagccttataactgctctgaatgtgggactaGTTTCCATGATCAATCAAGTTTTTGtagacaccaaagaatccacacaggggagagaccctataactgctctgaatgtgggaaaagcttcattaagaaatcgcatcttgttacacaccaaagaatccacacaggcgtGAGACTttctaactgctctgaatgtgggaaaagcttcagtaacA TggctcttgttacacaccaaagaatccacacagatgTGAGACCttttaactgctctgaatgtgggaaaagcttcaagcAGAAATCaattcttgttacacaccaaagaatccacacaggggtgagaccttataaatgctctgaatgtgggaaaagcttctgtCAAAAATCaagtcttgttacacaccaaagaatccacacaggggagaagccttatgattgctctgaatgtgggaaaagcttcagtcggaaatcgcatcttgttacacaccaaagaatccacacaagggagaggccctataactgctctgaatgtgggaaaagcttcagtcggaaATCGCATCTTGTTAGACACCAAACAATCCACACAGGGATGACACCCTATAAA TGCCCTGAATGTGGAAAAAGCTTCAGTAAGAAATCACATCTTATCTCGGGAGATCTCAGACTTCTCTGCTGTCGATGCCGGCTCCATTCTTGA